The Ammospiza caudacuta isolate bAmmCau1 chromosome 22, bAmmCau1.pri, whole genome shotgun sequence genomic sequence cgagtccaacccagaGCTCAAGAGTCCAACCCCAAGAgctcaactcaaccctggcacccagtgctgcacccagggatggtgacttcaGCACCTCCCCAGTTCCTGggaattcccccaaattcacagaattccaCCAAATTcccagaatgaccaggttggaagagaccttcaagaccatTGACCCAACACCTCAACTCAACAGAGAGTtgaactgggagggaagggaggggctTCCTAAGAACCTTTCTAAACACCCAAAATACCAGAAATTTCTGACCAAAGTTATCCCAGAGTTCTGAGAGCTGGCAGAACCTTCCTAAGAACCCAAAATGTCACAAATTTCAGACCAACATCATCCCAGATCAGGCAGAACCTTCCTAAGAACCCAAAATCTCACAGATTTTAAACCAAAGCCAcctcagagcagccagagcccttGCTAGACACAGCCTCTCTTGCAGAGGTAAAACCgaaatccattaaaaataaaaatcaagatcTGTTTCAGAGTACTTACTGCGAGGGCCGGAGCCGGCGCCGGTGTCGAAGTAGGAGAAGAGAGAGTCGAGCTCGTCGGGGCAGAACAGAGAATCCCGGCGGAATTTCCTCTCCAGGgtggctgctgcttcccagggaaACTCAGAATTAATGGCCAGCAAGGGagagccttccccagctggagctgcacacagcaTGGCGGGGCAGGCGCTGCCTGCTTCCTGCCGGTATTTCCTGCATTGCCCCCCATGTTTGGTTTCCAGGTTCCCTCATGGCTCCCCACCTGAGGCCAGCATGGCGGGGCAGGCACTGCCCGGTTCCTGCCGGTATTTCCTGCGCACCGCGGGTGCCCGGGAGCCGCTGCTGTGCCTCTGGCACTTCTTGACGCACCAGCGGCGCCGCTTGGGCTCGGCCTCGGCCTCAGCCAGCGTCTCCCCGCCCGGCAGCTTCTTCAAGAACTTCTTCTCCACGTACTTCACCTTGATCCAGGCCTCCTTGTCCTGCCTGAGGGAGGAgggcagcacagaaacagcaatTTAGGGGATTTGGGAAAAGCTGCCATGAGGGGATGGACCTGCTGCTCTGGAGTGTGGACAAATCCACCTGATGTCTAAAATTCCAATTTCCTGGACTTTAAAATGAGGCATTTGCGGCCCTCTGAAGGAATTGGGTTGGCCCAAAGCCACGATGAGGAGTTGGAGCTGCTTCTCTGGGCCTAAAATTCCTATTCCATCTGAGGTCTAAAATTCCTATTTCTCAAACTCTAAAATGAGGCATTTTGAGGTCTCTGGACCTGCCTGAACAGAAGGAACTGGGTTTGCTCAAAGTCACCATGAGGGGATGgacctgctgctctggggtgttTTGTCCACCTGTTTCTCATATTTCAAAAAGAGTTTTGAAGTTCATGTTTTCCCTGAACCTGCTTTTCCACAGATTTTGGGCTCACCTGGAGCTCCCTGCTGTTGGTTTcttcagccccagctcctcacacTGCGCCTCGTAAATCTGGTTCATGGTGCTGTTGCCCAGCTCACACATCAGCTGGAAGTGAAATTCAGGGAGGGAATTAAAGGCTTAGGGGAGGAATTCTCCCCTTTTCCAGGGAATCCCTGGATTCCCAGCATTTCTCCCTGGGAAAATCCAGCACTCActttcagcagctctggctcccagGAATCCAGCGTGAGGGATCGGACCTTGGAGCAGTGAACACCCAGGCTCCTGTTCAGCCAAGAGGGAGAAAATCCAGAAATAATTACAATCCCACAAGCCCAGAATTTCCCTAATGAGTTCTCAATTATCTCTCTGTaattccagctctgccactttTCCTGGAATCCTGCACTTCATCCCTGGCCATTTTTCCTGGGAATCTTTTAATCCTTCCCgggctttttttcctgggaattttttaatccatccctgcccatttCCCCTGGGATCCtgccctccatccccagccatttttcccaggattttccccaggATTCTGCCCTCCACCCCTGCCCATTTCCCCAGGATCCTGCCCTCCACCCCAGCCCATTTTCCCCACGATTTCCCGGgatcccacagcccagcagcacctgtgGATGCCAGAGCACTCGATGCAGAGCAGGATGCCCAGGTTGATGCTGGCCCAGCGGGGATCTGGCTGCCCACAGTCACAGCACTGCTCGttcccagggatgctctgcacCCTCTGCAGGATCGGCTCCCCCttcccgccccgctcccgcgAATCCGTGGCTGAGTCGATGCTGCTGGTGGAGGGGGAGGCTGTtctgtccagcctctgcagggaaaagcaaaaaatcagGAGAtgagcacctgcagcacctccaaAAAATCAGGAGATGAGCACCTGTAGCACCTCGAAAAAATCAGGAGATGAGCACCTCCAATAAGTCAGGAGATTAACACCTGGAGGAGAGCAAACTCAGCTTGGTTTGGAGTGGCTCTAAAGGAGGGGGATGATACCTTAGTATTGGATTAAGTGATTTTTTTGAGATGGGgtaactgagaggtgttttaaaaactttcattttattttcatagtgAGATGTTATAATTTATGTTATTACAATTAGAAGCTGTTTTTTAATTACAACATACTCTAAGTGTTTTTTGGCTTGTTAGCTTTTGTTACACTATGTTGTAAATGCTTATCTCAGTGTTTGCATATACATGTACAAGACTGAGTGAGCTTTCTGCCAGATTTTGAGAATTCTTTTTACAAATCAACTTCCTACATCTCCCCCTCTTTCCTGAGCTGTATAAAGTATTAAAAAGTCAGTAAAAGGAGCAGTTCCAAGCCTTCCTTCCCAGGGCTCACCTCGATGTAGAAGCAGTCGGGGCTCTCGCGGTAGGCAGAGGCAATGCTGGCTTGCACAGCCTGGATCCAGGCCTGGCGCAGCTTCTCCGAGTCAGCCTGCAGCATGCAGCTCCTGCAACGGGGTGGGGAGAGCCAAAAACACCACCAGGGCTTGGGGTGAggctgctcctcctcatcctcagcacCGGAATTGCAGCAGGGCAAAAATTCACCCCACAAGGTTGGGAGGTTCCCACTACAAAGCTTCCAGGTAAAAATCTACCCCATAAGGTTGGGGGTGCTCCCACTCCAAACTTTCCACGCAAAAATTAACCCCACAAGGTTGGGGTGTTCCCACTCTGAAACTTCTGGTTAAAACTTAACCCCACAAGCTTGGGGTGTTCCCTCTTCAACACCTTCAGGTAAAAATTTACCCTTTAAGGTTGGGGTTGTTCCCTTTCCAAACTTTCCAGCCCCACAAGGTTGGGGCTTTTTCCCATCCCAAAGTTTCCAGGTAAAAATGCCTCCCACAAGGTTGGACAGCCAGAGGTGCTGCCACTCCAACCCAGGGATCCGTGGGGAGCCCCAAACTCACTTGGTGGGGGACACGACCTCGAAGCAGAACCTCCTCTCGATGTCCTCGCAGGGTTTGACCGTGCAGAGCCTCAGGTCCTCCACCACCACGGTCAGCACGTCCTGGGGACACAGCGGGGCCTGGAGGGGCTTGGGGGGCTCCTGGGGCCAGGGCACCACTGGGAAACTCCTGCCCAGACCCTCCAAACTCTTTCCTAAATCCTCCAAAGTCCCCCCCTGCCTCAAGCCCTgccaattccttcccaaaacttccaAAGTCCCCCCCTGCCTCAAGCCCTGCAAATtatttcccagctcctgcaaattccttcccaaaatccttccTGCCCAAACCctccaaattccttcccaacACTTTCAAAGTCCTTCCTGCCTCAAACCCCTCCAAGGCTTTCCCAAGCCCCCCAAACTCCTAACCCAACCACCCAAAATAATTACTTAATAAGTAAtgatttaattaataattattttacaaatacatatttaataaatatttattccaTAAATAATTacttaataaataattatttcacaaatctttgctgcttttttcctgGAGCCCACTCATGGCCTTGCTATCCCCTGATCCACATCCCTGCTCCGCCCCAGCCAAGCAGCTGGTTAATGAACtaactaattaattaattaaccaATCACTTGGTTCATCCCCTGCTGTcacctggggcagctgcacTGACCTTTAGCTTCTTCTGGTAGACCAGCTGGCTGTTCTGGATGGAAAACCATCTCCTGAGGGGGGACAAGCACACAGACAGACATCACCACCTCCCCattaaaaattccaattttcaTTAGGTTttgaaataaatcaataaaataaaataaataaataaaataaatacaataattaAATGCTTTAATGGACTGTTTACACACAGAAATTGCCTTTATttgcatgggaaaaaaattaattaattaaaaaaattaattaattccatAAGATTGGGGTATTCCTTTTCCAAAAAGGTTTGGAATTAGAGTTGTTTGAAAGGGTTGGGTAAGGCAGGGAAGAGTGCAAAGCCTCAGCCCCAAGATCAGGTGAAATTTGAATTATATCAGTTAATTGGAATAATGTTAATCATTAATATTATCattaatgtatttataattaattaattgcatttatttattctatTAAGTATAtgtattataaatataaatataaatatagatatttatttGATTgctaaaattaatatttcaattAATTGGAGTAATTATTTGGAATAATTTCTCACCTGTTCCAGGTTTTGAAGGCGTTGCTGGCTCTCTTGAACAGGTACCCCTCCATCACCACCCCGTTGGGGGCATCCACGTTGAATTCCACCTTGGAGTCATCGTAGGAGAAATCCTGGGGAGAGGAAAGAGACTCAGAATGACAGGCCCCAGGGGATCAGGGTGGAGAGGGGTtaataaagcaagaaaaaggGACAAATCTGCCAAAGTTTTGCACGGGATTTCTGGGATCAGGGTGGAAATCCAGGTGGGAACTCACCTGCAGGAGGgtctgcagggccaggcagcaatgcagggagaagaggagagaaagaaaaataattaaattaatttaatttattattattaacagTAATTCATTATTTATTCCCAACCTTCAGGCTGGGAATCATTGCCAAGGGTGGAAAATCTGAGATGCCTCAGATTCTATTGtgagaataaaaagaaatttattctatttaaattctgcttttttttttttttgacttgAATATTAAATGTAGGATTTACATTTaagtttgaaaagaaaaaggcaggaaaatcaggaaaatccTGAATTTGAGGTGGCCCCAAGGCTCTCAGGGATATccacaaaaatcagaaaaatcaggaaaatccTGAATTTGAGGAATCTGGAGCTGCCCAAAAGCTACGAGGGACATccagaaaagtcaggaaaatccggaatttccaggaaaataatgaatttgggaatttggagcTCACCCTCTGCTGGATCAGGGCGTGCTTGTGCTCCATCTCCCTCTTCTCCACGGCTGAGTCGATCACCAGCTGGTCCAGCTGGAAAAGCAACGGGGGAAAAtcaggatggagatggagaggaTGGGGTGGGACAGAGATATCCTGGGCCCAAAGCACcgaaaagggaggaaagggggaaaaaggggggggaaaaaaaggagaaaaggagggaggaaaggagcagggaaaaaagaggcaaaaaggggaaaaaagaaggaaagaaagaggcaaaaaggagggaaaaaggcaagaaaagtAAGGCGGAAAAGAAGgcaagaaaaaggcaaaaaagaggcaaaaaggaggggggaaaaggaggccaaaaggagggaaaaggggcaCAAGGGAGGCCAAAGCCGGCTTGGGGTGGGCCCCACTcgtgcagcagcccctgggcgtTCCCTGCTGGCCATGGGGCAGCAAAAGGGGAACCCCTTTTGGGGGTCCCAAACCCTTTTGGGGTTCCCAAACCCTTCTGGGGGTCAGGAGAGCCCAGGCCCCCCTCACCTCGGTGGCCAATTTCTTCATGTAGGGGTCGAGCTCGTGCAGGAGGCTGTAGCCCTGCTGGAAGAAGGTGAACTGCGCGTGCATGAAGGACAACATCTGGGGATGGAAACAACAGCTGGGTCAGCGCCAGGGTGAAAAATCCTcagccttttttccccacagaaaaaTTAGGTTTAACTCTTTATATTTTCCCCAAGCAATTTatccctctccttccttccactTCACTGTGGGCACAAATCAGCATTTCCTGGGGCAGagtaaaaaaccctaaaccctTTTTCCCCATAAAAAATGGGTTTaacctttgatttttttactttccCAAAGCAATTTATCCCTGCTTTACTCCATTTCCTGGGGTAGagtaaaaaaccctaaaccctttcccccctcaaaataatttatttttactttaatttttctttcttaattctttattctttaCTTTCCCCAAGCAATTTAtc encodes the following:
- the ACAP3 gene encoding arf-GAP with coiled-coil, ANK repeat and PH domain-containing protein 3, which codes for MTVEFEECIKDSPRFRATIDEVETDVVEIEAKLDKLVKLCSGMLEAGKVYITTNKHFVSGVRDLSQQCRKDQMISECLDKFGDSLQEMINYHMILFDQAQRSVRQQLHNFVKDDVRKFKETKKQFDKVREDMEISLVKNAQAPRHKPHEVEEATGTLSITRKCFRHLALDYVLQINVLQAKKKFEILDAMLSFMHAQFTFFQQGYSLLHELDPYMKKLATELDQLVIDSAVEKREMEHKHALIQQRTLLQDFSYDDSKVEFNVDAPNGVVMEGYLFKRASNAFKTWNRRWFSIQNSQLVYQKKLKDVLTVVVEDLRLCTVKPCEDIERRFCFEVVSPTKSCMLQADSEKLRQAWIQAVQASIASAYRESPDCFYIERLDRTASPSTSSIDSATDSRERGGKGEPILQRVQSIPGNEQCCDCGQPDPRWASINLGILLCIECSGIHRSLGVHCSKVRSLTLDSWEPELLKLMCELGNSTMNQIYEAQCEELGLKKPTAGSSRQDKEAWIKVKYVEKKFLKKLPGGETLAEAEAEPKRRRWCVKKCQRHSSGSRAPAVRRKYRQEPGSACPAMLASAATLERKFRRDSLFCPDELDSLFSYFDTGAGSGPRSLSSDSGLGGSTDGSGDALVFGSVVDSVTEEECEVSDDSSGEAELEQEVSDLEEVREVPAGLVLSRAAQSRNLPLLAAALAHGADVNWANEEDEGKTPLMQAVSGGSLLACEFLLQNGADVNQRDARGRAPLHHATYLGHTGQVCLFLKRGATQDTPDGDGQDPLSIAVSAANADIVTLLRLARMNEEMREAEGPLGQPGQYPSNSPTELQYRKCIQEFISLNIDEC